The nucleotide window CCTCGTCGATCACGTTCCCGGCACCGGTGGCGTACCTCACGCGCACACTGGAGGTGCTCCCGGATTCATCGCCGGTGTACGTCACGGTCAGGTTCACGAGCACGTACCGGCTGCCTTCGGCCGGCTCTTCGTTGAACGTGTTCTCGGCGACGATCTCGTCGCTGCGGCTCCGATCCACCCCGTTGACGACGACGTCGTAGTCGTCACCGCTGATGGTCGCACCGAGCGGGACCGGATTGTCGCGCGTCCCGGCCTGGGCCGACGATCCGTCTTCGGCGTCGTGCGTCTCATGTGCGCTCGCCGGCGGGGTCACGGTGACGTCGCCTCCCCCGAAGGAATCGTCGAACGACGATGCGGCGGACGAGACGAACACGATGAAGCCGACGATGGTCCCGACGACGGCGAGGATGAGCGCGACGATCGCGGGCCACTTCTTCCCCTTCAGGAAGAATGCGACGATCGCGAGGATGAACGCGACCGGCAGCAGAACCCACCCGACGATGAGCGCACCGGGCATGCAGGCGAAGATGAAGCCGACGACCGCGAACCCGAGCGCGACGAATGCGAGGACGTTCCATTTCGGACCCGAGTCCCCCGACCGCCCCGTGCTCGGCGGCGCGTACGGCGGAACCGGCGCCCCGGCATCGGCGAAGCGATCCGTCCACTGCGCGCCGTCCCAGTACCGCTGACGGCCGCTGCCGTCGTCGTACCAGCCAGCGGGCGTGCCTGTATTCGTGTTCTCCCCCATACGGCCGAGTCTGGCACATTCACGATGATTGCTCACCTCTCGCCGGTCGGGGCCGGGGCGGCGGTGCGCGCTACCCCGCCGCCCAGACGAGGGCGGGGCGGGCGGCGATCGAACCGGCGGCGGTGCGGCGGGCGAGTTCGAGGGCGCCGTCGAGCGGGTCGCCGGCTGCGGCGACTCGGGTGAGGCGCGCGGGCAGGGACACGTCGAATGCGGCGCATACCTGCGGGATCGCCGCGATGCCGCCGGTGAGCGCGACGCGGGGGTGGATGCCGGGGCGCGCCGCGGCGCCCGCGCTCGCGGCGAGTTCGGCGCCGGCATCGGCGAGGATCGCGGCGGCGCACGCATCGCCGGCGTCTGCGACGCGTGCGACGTCGGCGGTGAAGGCGGCCAGCAGGCCGGCGCGATCGGCGCGCGGGTAGAGGAGCGCCGGCCAGGCCTCGGGCTCCCCGAAGTGGGCGCGGGCTGCGGCCAGCAGGGCGAGGCCCGCGGCATCCACCCCGTCGAAAGCGCGCATCGCCGCCCGCAGGCCGGCCATGCCGATGCGGGCTCCCCCGCCCCGGTCGCCCAGCAGGTGCCCCCAGCCGTCGACGCGCACCCACTGCTCGGCGAGATCGGTGCCGAGGACGACGACGCCGGTGCCGGCGGCGACCACGATGCCCGGGGCGCCGCCGAGGGCGCCCAGGTGGGCCGTGACCGCGTCGGCGGCGAGCGCGACGGGCGCGCCGGCCCGTTCGGCGAGGGATGCCGCGAGCGCACCCGGATCGGCGACGAGCGAGGGCACCCCCGTCGAGCCGATGCCGACGGCGGCGATGCGCGGTCGGCCGGCCGGCGCGCCTGCGAGGTCGGTCTGCGCGCTCTCGGTACCGGCCGGTGCGCTCTCGGTGTCGGCCGGCGCGCCTGCGAGGGCGGCGAGGGCGCGGTCGATGAGCGCGGCGACGACCTCGGGAACGGTCGTGCCGTGCGCCTCGACGGCGGGCCGCGGGCCGGCGAACTCGGCGGGCTCGCCGCCGGGGCGGACGAGGCGTGCGCGCGAACCGGTGCCACCGATGTCGATCGCGAGCAGCGCACCGGCGCGTTCGGTCACGAGCGCTCCCCCGCGGTGCGCAGCGCATCGCGCACCGATCCGGCGGAGCCGGCGAGGAGGGCGCGTGCGGCATCCGCACCCGAGGCCGTCAGGTGGGCGACGACGGCGGTCTTCAGCTCGCCGTCGGCCGCGTCGAGGAGGTCCTTCGCAGCGGCCTCGTCGAGCCCGGTCGCCTCGCGGAGGATGCGCACGGTGCGGTCGCGGAGCTTCGCGTTGGTGGCGACGACCGAGACCATGAGGTTCGACCAGGTGCGGCCGAGGGCGACCATGAGCGCGGTGGAGAAGCCGTTCAGCACGAGTTTCTGGGCGGTCGCGGCCTTCAGCCGGGTCGAACCGGTGACGACCTCGGCGCCCGTATCGAGCACGAGATTCACGTCCACCTCGCCGGCGAATGCGGCGTGCGGGTTGCTCGAGATCAGCACCGTGCAGGCGCCGGCGGCCCGCGCCGCGGCGAGCGCAGCACCGACGTAGGGCGTGTTGCCGCTGGCGGCCAGGCCGATCGCCACGTCGGCCGCTCCGAGCCCGGAAGCAGCGGCGGCGCCGGCTTCGGTCGAGTCCTCGGCGTCTTCGACGGCGCTCTGGATGGCGTCGTCGCCGCCGGCGATGTGCGCGACGATGCGGCCGGGTTCGAGGTTGAACGTCGGCAGCAGCTCGGCGGCATCGAGCACCGCGAGCCGGCCGGAGGTGCCGGCGCCGAAGTAGTGCACGGCGCCTCCGCGCCGCATACGCTCGGCCGCGACGTCGACCAGTTCGGCGAGGGCCGGGAGCACGGCGCCCACGGCATCCACCGCGACCCGGTCTTCGGCGTTCAGGAGGCGGAGCACGCCGAGGCTGCCGAGCTCATCGAGGCGCGCGGATGCCGCAAGGCGCCGCTCGGTGGGCGGCACCCCCGCGTCCGCGGGGTCTTCAGGAGTGGGAGTGGTCGCGGCCATGCGGCTCGATCCTTCGCATCGTGAGCACGTTCCCCGCCAGTATGTACAAAAGTGTCGCGGTTGGCGAAGCGTTTCGGATATTTTTTTCATATGGATGCCTCAACGACCCTCCGGTCCCGCGCATGACCGACGTGTTCGTCGCCCTGCGCCAGCGGATGCCCGGCCTCAGCAAGTCCGAACGGCACATCGCCGAGATCGTCATGGACGATCCGCAGATCGTCGTCGACTCGACGATCACCCAGCTCGCCGAACGCTGCGACACCTCGCAGGCGAGCGTCGCCCGCTTCTGCCGGGCGGCCGGCTTCGCCGGATACAAGGAGTTCCGCATCGCGATCGCCGCCGCCAACAGCCGCGAGGAGGCCGCACGCGAACTCTTCCGCGTCGCCGACGCCGAGATCGACCCGGACGACTCGGCCGCCGACGTCGTCGCCAAAGTCGCCTACCAGGAGGCGCGCGCGATCGAGGAGACCGCCCGCGCCCTCGACCTGGGCGCCCTCGACGCCGTCGTCGCCGCCCTCCGCACCGCCCCCCGCATCGACATCTACGGCGCCGGCTCCAGCGGGCTCACCGCCGCCGACCTGCAGCTGAAACTGCACCGCATCGGCATCGTCGCCTTCAGCTGGGCCGACGCGCACCTCGCCCTCACCTCCTTCGCGCTCACCGGGCCCGGCTCGGTCGCGATCGGCATCTCGGACTCCGGGCTCACCGTCGAGACCAACCAGATGCTCGACCTCGCCCGCTCGCGCGGCGCGACCACGGTCGCGATCACGAACTACCCCGACTCGCCGCTCGGCGCCGCCGCCGACCACGTCCTCACCACGAGCGCCCGCGAATCCCGCTACCGCACCGGCGCGATGGCCAGCCGCCTCGCACAGATGGCCGTCGTCGACTTCGTCGTCGTCCGCCTCCTGCAGGGCGACTTCGACCGCGCGAGCGAACTGCTGCGCCGCACCTACGACGCCGTGCAGGAGCACCGGCTGGGGTGAGGCCGCGGCTATCGTCCCGACTGCCGGAGACGCTGCACCGCGGCGGCAAGACGCGGGATGTCGGTGCGTGCCGTGTTCATGACGAGGGCGTGCACCGTGTCGAAGTAGCGGTGCGTCAAGTGGTCGCGCATGCGCGCGATCTCACCCCACGGAATCGTCGGCTCGCCGACGAGCACCTCCGGCGGGATGTCCTTGACGGCCTCGCCGATCTCGACGAGGCGAATGCGGACGGCGTCGAAGACGAGGTCTTCCGGAGCCTCATCCGCACGGCGCATGTGCTCGGCGATCGCAGCGCAGGCGACCTCGATGTCGAGCAGTCGATTCGGCAGCGGGCGGATCACAGGGCGACCGCTTCGGCGTGGATGCCTGGCGCGGCGTCGTCTTTGAGCCCGCTCGACGGGATGACGTCGACCGGGTACCCGAGGAGACCTTCGGCGAAGGTCTGCATGTCGGCAAGGTCGAAGAGCGAGACGCTCGGGTCGATGTCGACCAACAGGTCGATATCGGAATCCTCGCCCGCCTCGCCGCGGGCGACGCTGCCGAAGACGCGGACGTTTCGGCCGCCCCGCAGCTCGATGCCGTCGATGAGCTCGCGCGCGTGCTCACGCACGAGGCCGAGGCTCGGGGCATCCCGGAGCGGCACGAGCGAGACGTCGAGACGCTGGCCTGCGGCCGCGACGAGCTTCTGCAGCGTGTCGAGGCTCGGGTCGCGGCGACCGCGCTCGTAGGCGCTGACGACGCTCTGCGTGATTCCCGCACGTTCGGCCAACTGCACCTGCGTCAGATGCGAGGCGAGACGGGCGGTGCGGATGAGACTCGGAGCGGCGACGGTCATCCATCCACAATAGCCCGTTTCGTAACTATTGACGGAACGCTCTATTGCCGCACGCGTGACACGCGCGTTGCGGATGCCGCACAATTCTGGAAATTCCTTGCACTCGGCGGCGACCTGCCGAATACTACTTTCAAACACACGGGATCCGGCGGGCCTGCACCACCGCCGGTGGCACAAGGGAGTCCAGATCATGCAGAAGCGCTTGCTCACGCTCGCCGCACTCGGCACCGCCGCCGTGCTCGGGCTCGCCGGCTGCTCCAACGGGGGCGGCGACGACAAGAACGGCGGCACCGACGCCGAAGGCCAGACGCTCGACGTCTGGATCATGGAGGGCACGAACCCCGACGCGACGGCATTCTTCGACGAGGTCGGCGAAGCCTTCACCGAGGAGACCGGCGCCGAGCTCAACGTCGAGTTCGTGCAGTGGGCCGACGCCCACGACCGCTTCGTCACCTCCATCGCCGGCGGCACCACCCCCGACGTCGCCGAGACCGGCACGACGTGGACCACCGAGTTCGCCGACGCCGGCGCGCTCGCCCCCATCGACGATTACGTGGAAGCCGACGACCTCGGCAGCGACCTCGTCGAGGGCCTCGTCGAAGCCGGCACCTACGACGAACAGCTCTACGGCATGCCCTGGTACGCGGGCGTGCGCGCCCTCGTCTACCGCGCCGACATCTTCGAGGAGCTCGGCCTGAAGGCCCCCACGAACTGGCAGGAGATCGTCGACGCCGGCAACGCCATCAAGGCCGCCCACCCCGAGATGATGGCCTTCGCCGTGCCCGGCGACGCCGAGTTCGGCGTCTACCCCTGGGTGTGGGGCGCCGGCGGCGAGGTCGCCGCCCAGGACGGCGACGAGTGGGTCTCGGGCCTGGCGAGCCCCGAATCGCAGAAGGGGATCTCGTTCTACACGGGCCTGGCCACCGAGCACGGCTTCTCCTCGGCGGGCGCGACCACGTGGAAGGAGACCGACGTGCTCGACAACTTCGTGCAGGGCAACGTCGCCATGGCGCTGCAGGGATCCTGGACCCCGGCGACGATCGTCGAGCAGGCCCCCGAGCTCGAGGGCAAGATCGCCGCGGCGACCATCCCCGGCGAGACCGGCGGCATCGCCCCGTCCGTGCTCGGCGGCTCGCACCTGTCCATGTTCGAGACGGCAGAGAACAAGGACCTCGCCTGGGCGTTCATCAAGCTCATGACCACGGGCGAGTTCGCCGAGAAGTGGGGCGGTCAGTCGGGCTACTTCCCCGGCCAGACCTCGCTGCTGGACGCGGCCATCGCCAGCGACGACCCGCTCGTCCAGCCGTTCGCGAAGCAGATGGTCGACGGCGGCGCATCCGTCCCCGTCACCCCGCAGTTCGGTGCCGTGCAGGCGAAGAAGACCACCAACACCGCCATCCAGGCCATCCTCTCCGGGCAGAAGAGCGTCGAACAGGCGATGCAGGATGCCGCGAAGGAGATGGACTCCATCCTCAACGAGAAGTAGCACGTGTCGACGATCCAGCTGCCGCCGGTCGCGCCGGAGACCCCCTCGGGGGCCCGCGCGGCCGGCGGCCCGGTTCTGCCGCGGAAGCGCCGCCGCCTCGCGCTCGCCCGCCCCTGGCTGCTGCTCGCACCGGCGCTCATCGTGCTGGCCGTGCTCATGCTGTGGCCGCTCGTGCGCGTCTTCCTCTTCTCGCTGCAGGACTACGGCCTGCGCGAGATCGTCTCGGGCGAACCCAACTGGAACGGCGTCGACAACTACGTCGAGGTCTTCACCACCCCCGAACTCTGGACGGTGGTGCTGCCGAACACCGTCGTCTTCGCCGTGATCTCGGTCGCCGGCACCGTCGCGTTCGGCACCGCCGTCGCAGTGCTCATGGCCTCCCTCGGCCCGTTCTGGCGCACCATCGTCGGCAGCGCCATCATGATCGCCTGGGCGATGCCGGCCGTGACCGGCACCTACGTGTGGGTGTGGATCTTCGACGCCGACCGCGGCGTCTTCAACCAGACGCTGCAGGCCCTCGGGCTGCAGGACGCTCCCGTGAACTGGTTCACCGACCGCTACACCTTCTACGCGATCGTGCTGCTGAACATCATCCACCACGGGTTCCCGTTCGTCGCGATCACCGTGCTCGCCGGCCTCCTCGGCGTGCCGAAGGAGATGCTGGAGGCCGCCGAGGTCGACGGTGCCGGCCCCTGGCGGCGCTTCTTCCAGGTGATCGTGCCGAACCTGCGGCAGGTGTTCGCGGTCGTCATCATCCTGTCGACCATCTGGGACTTCAAGATCTTCGCGCAGGTCTACCTCATGCCCGGCGGCGCCGGCACGAACCGCGAAGCACTGAACCTCGGCGTCTGGTCCTACGTCGAATCGTTCGGGCAGAACCGGTACGGCTTCGGCTCGGCGATCGCGGTGCTGCTGACCCTCGTGCTGCTGGCGATCACGGTCGTCTACGTGCGCACCATGCTGAAGGAGGAGGAGCTGTGACCGTGCGCGAGGGCATCCACTCGGGGGTGGATGCCCCGAGCCCCCGAACCGTTCGCACGCCCCGTGCCCGGCCGCGCCGTTCGGCCCGCAAGACGCGCACCGCGGCCGGCAAGGCCGTGCTCGTCGTGCTGCTGCTGGCCTTCACCCTGTTCCCCGCGTTCTGGATGCTCTCGAGCGCGTTCGACGCACAGGCCGGCCGCGGCGGGCAGACGCTGCTGCCCCGCGAATGGTCGCTCGCGAACTTGGCATACGTCATCACCGACGGCGGCTTCGGCCTGTTCCTCAGGAACTCCGCGCTCGTCGCCGTCGTCGTCGTGCTCGCCTCCGCCGTGCTCGCCCTGCTCGCCTCGGTCGCCGTCGCACGCTTCCGCTTCAGCTTCCGCACCACGATCCTCCTCATGATCCTCGTCGTGCAGATGGTGCCGCTCGAAGCGCTCGTCATCCCCCTGTTCGTGCAAGTGCGCGACCTGCAACTGCTGAACACGCTGCTCGGGCTCATGATCGTCTACGTCGCCCTCTCGCTGCCGTTCGGCATCTGGATGCTGCGCGGCTTCGTCGCCGCCGTGCCCGTCGAACTCGAAGAAGCCGCCTACCTCGACGGAGCAAGCTGGAGCCGCATGTTCCGCTCGGTGCTGCTGCCGCTCGTCATGCCCGGGCTCGTGGCGACCTCCGTGTTCTCCTTCATCACCGCCTGGAACGAGTTCATCTTCGCCATGACGCTGCTCGGCGGCGCCACCGAGAACTACACCGTCGCCATCGGCCTGAAGCAGTTCTTCGGCGAGCACAGCAACG belongs to Agromyces archimandritae and includes:
- a CDS encoding HepT-like ribonuclease domain-containing protein; its protein translation is MIRPLPNRLLDIEVACAAIAEHMRRADEAPEDLVFDAVRIRLVEIGEAVKDIPPEVLVGEPTIPWGEIARMRDHLTHRYFDTVHALVMNTARTDIPRLAAAVQRLRQSGR
- a CDS encoding carbohydrate ABC transporter permease, with the translated sequence MQLPPVAPETPSGARAAGGPVLPRKRRRLALARPWLLLAPALIVLAVLMLWPLVRVFLFSLQDYGLREIVSGEPNWNGVDNYVEVFTTPELWTVVLPNTVVFAVISVAGTVAFGTAVAVLMASLGPFWRTIVGSAIMIAWAMPAVTGTYVWVWIFDADRGVFNQTLQALGLQDAPVNWFTDRYTFYAIVLLNIIHHGFPFVAITVLAGLLGVPKEMLEAAEVDGAGPWRRFFQVIVPNLRQVFAVVIILSTIWDFKIFAQVYLMPGGAGTNREALNLGVWSYVESFGQNRYGFGSAIAVLLTLVLLAITVVYVRTMLKEEEL
- a CDS encoding BadF/BadG/BcrA/BcrD ATPase family protein is translated as MTERAGALLAIDIGGTGSRARLVRPGGEPAEFAGPRPAVEAHGTTVPEVVAALIDRALAALAGAPADTESAPAGTESAQTDLAGAPAGRPRIAAVGIGSTGVPSLVADPGALAASLAERAGAPVALAADAVTAHLGALGGAPGIVVAAGTGVVVLGTDLAEQWVRVDGWGHLLGDRGGGARIGMAGLRAAMRAFDGVDAAGLALLAAARAHFGEPEAWPALLYPRADRAGLLAAFTADVARVADAGDACAAAILADAGAELAASAGAAARPGIHPRVALTGGIAAIPQVCAAFDVSLPARLTRVAAAGDPLDGALELARRTAAGSIAARPALVWAAG
- a CDS encoding MurR/RpiR family transcriptional regulator, with protein sequence MTDVFVALRQRMPGLSKSERHIAEIVMDDPQIVVDSTITQLAERCDTSQASVARFCRAAGFAGYKEFRIAIAAANSREEAARELFRVADAEIDPDDSAADVVAKVAYQEARAIEETARALDLGALDAVVAALRTAPRIDIYGAGSSGLTAADLQLKLHRIGIVAFSWADAHLALTSFALTGPGSVAIGISDSGLTVETNQMLDLARSRGATTVAITNYPDSPLGAAADHVLTTSARESRYRTGAMASRLAQMAVVDFVVVRLLQGDFDRASELLRRTYDAVQEHRLG
- a CDS encoding N-acetylmuramic acid 6-phosphate etherase, with protein sequence MAATTPTPEDPADAGVPPTERRLAASARLDELGSLGVLRLLNAEDRVAVDAVGAVLPALAELVDVAAERMRRGGAVHYFGAGTSGRLAVLDAAELLPTFNLEPGRIVAHIAGGDDAIQSAVEDAEDSTEAGAAAASGLGAADVAIGLAASGNTPYVGAALAAARAAGACTVLISSNPHAAFAGEVDVNLVLDTGAEVVTGSTRLKAATAQKLVLNGFSTALMVALGRTWSNLMVSVVATNAKLRDRTVRILREATGLDEAAAKDLLDAADGELKTAVVAHLTASGADAARALLAGSAGSVRDALRTAGERS
- a CDS encoding XRE family transcriptional regulator → MTVAAPSLIRTARLASHLTQVQLAERAGITQSVVSAYERGRRDPSLDTLQKLVAAAGQRLDVSLVPLRDAPSLGLVREHARELIDGIELRGGRNVRVFGSVARGEAGEDSDIDLLVDIDPSVSLFDLADMQTFAEGLLGYPVDVIPSSGLKDDAAPGIHAEAVAL
- a CDS encoding carbohydrate ABC transporter permease yields the protein MLVVLLLAFTLFPAFWMLSSAFDAQAGRGGQTLLPREWSLANLAYVITDGGFGLFLRNSALVAVVVVLASAVLALLASVAVARFRFSFRTTILLMILVVQMVPLEALVIPLFVQVRDLQLLNTLLGLMIVYVALSLPFGIWMLRGFVAAVPVELEEAAYLDGASWSRMFRSVLLPLVMPGLVATSVFSFITAWNEFIFAMTLLGGATENYTVAIGLKQFFGEHSNEWGYIMAASTLITVPVMIFFVIVQRRLSSGLVAGAVKG
- a CDS encoding sugar ABC transporter substrate-binding protein is translated as MQKRLLTLAALGTAAVLGLAGCSNGGGDDKNGGTDAEGQTLDVWIMEGTNPDATAFFDEVGEAFTEETGAELNVEFVQWADAHDRFVTSIAGGTTPDVAETGTTWTTEFADAGALAPIDDYVEADDLGSDLVEGLVEAGTYDEQLYGMPWYAGVRALVYRADIFEELGLKAPTNWQEIVDAGNAIKAAHPEMMAFAVPGDAEFGVYPWVWGAGGEVAAQDGDEWVSGLASPESQKGISFYTGLATEHGFSSAGATTWKETDVLDNFVQGNVAMALQGSWTPATIVEQAPELEGKIAAATIPGETGGIAPSVLGGSHLSMFETAENKDLAWAFIKLMTTGEFAEKWGGQSGYFPGQTSLLDAAIASDDPLVQPFAKQMVDGGASVPVTPQFGAVQAKKTTNTAIQAILSGQKSVEQAMQDAAKEMDSILNEK
- a CDS encoding DUF2510 domain-containing protein; protein product: MGENTNTGTPAGWYDDGSGRQRYWDGAQWTDRFADAGAPVPPYAPPSTGRSGDSGPKWNVLAFVALGFAVVGFIFACMPGALIVGWVLLPVAFILAIVAFFLKGKKWPAIVALILAVVGTIVGFIVFVSSAASSFDDSFGGGDVTVTPPASAHETHDAEDGSSAQAGTRDNPVPLGATISGDDYDVVVNGVDRSRSDEIVAENTFNEEPAEGSRYVLVNLTVTYTGDESGSTSSVRVRYATGAGNVIDEEIFMTFGGELEPQDLLPGGGATGDMAFLVPVDDDGGLVMIRPGFLADDVFVATE